GCTCTTGAATTGAGTTGTGTCTACAGGCTGACCAACCTCGTCTTTGCCAATGCTTTCCTTTGGGTTCATAAGATATTTGACAGGATTTCAATCGCCTAGTCCAGCTTTCTCTAGTATTTTTCTAGCATACGCCGTTTGTCTAATCTCAATACACCCAACACTCTACTTTACCTCCATTCTCAAGTAGTATGAGAGCTTTCCGAGATCTCCCATCTCAAATCTTCTATTTATTTGCTCCTTAAACTTGTTGATAACAGTAACACTTGTACCTGTTATGAGTAAATCATCGACGTAAACTCTAATAATAAGAATTTCTCCTTCAGCTTTGTTTGTGTAAGTGTGCTCGTGAGGACATCTTTCAAACCCCAGTTCTTCAAGGCATTTATTTAACTTCTCGTACCAGGCTCGGGGTGCCTGCCATAAGCCATATAGGTACCACTGCATCCCAGACGCCATGGGCCTGCATATATACCTTCAAATTGAGAGCCCATGCTGTATAACTACCTCTCGTCAACATGGGGTAATTCAAACTAACCGCACCGTCTTTATTTTTCCCTGGTTCCATTGTCGACACTGCTTTTGGCATGTACTTGGGCATCAACTATTTGAACCAAGTGCTCTGATACCAGATTGTTGGTTATACTTGTTGTATTTGTTATGAAAACTGAGAGAAAACAAAAGATGTGCTATCAAATAGCGTAATTTTATTAAAACTGCAGAAGAGATATTTAAACTGAGTACACAGAGAAAGCAAGCTACAAAATAGGGAAATAACTAAACTCCTAACAAGTCTCCACTACTGAACATTATTCTTCTAATTTCCTAAAAGCAAGCAACTATCCCAAAAGTAAGCAACTACTTCACACCTATAGACTGAGTCTAAACGCATGAAAACAAAAAATAGCAAAACAAATAAATACAAGTTTAGATTAAAAGAACCAACAAAATCTTCATCATCTTCACAAAAATCAACATCACTACTACTATATATCTAACATTAAACTCCATAGCTCCTCACAATTTTTTAGCAAATTCAACTACCGACACACCACCATACTCAGAACCGGAGCTCTGGCACCAGATTTCTTATAGCTCCTGATACAATTTTCTATCCTAGTTCAACAAAGAGAGAGAAAGACTAACTGGAGGAGAGAGCTTTGAaacataattttgaaaatatgTCTGGATGTTGAGTGTGTGAGAATGTTGTTTGTGAAGAGTTCAATGTGGTTGGTATGTATAAGGAATATAATATTATAAGGCGAAGAAGTGGTTGAGAACTTTATTTCAAGGAAGGTTGATATATATGTTGGTACATTAAAATGTCTACCTTAACGGACAATGGAGGTTATTAGACGATTActggttaattatttttattgaaagaTTCCTAAATTCGTGTTATTATTATCATTAGAGGAAAATGAAAAATAGGTCAGGTATATTGGGCCTGAGATATCTTAGAAAAATTAACTAATAACTTAGAaagaattaataaataaataagaaaataaaaacGAACTTTAAACGAATTAAAGGAATGAAAAAAATTTGGTTTTAAGATATAAAAACGGGGATGGGTTGTATTAGACTTAGCAGATGTACCCCATTAATTATTTGAAGGCTTTAATTGCAAAAAAAAATGACTTATTAAATTTAACTTAATTTTACATGCTACGATGGCTAAAAATGGCTTAAATATATTTTGGGCCCGTTTAGAAATATCttaaaaagaaatataaatttatctgaacataattttaaaataaataagtacCACAAAAGCAATTATAAGATATAAATTATTCAAGTGTCTGAATTATCTTACTTATCGTTTGTTTATTAAATTATGAATTATAATTAGTAAAAATGATGAACTTACACTTGGTCCGTTTAGAATTTTCAAATGCATATATTATTACAGACAAGAGTATTCTCATATTTGCATATGTATATGTCTCTATTTAAATCCGTATATGAAAATATGAATTTATTATTGAAATATGCTAACTAAAATCCATTTTAATTTAGGCAGATTTGTTTAGAGACTTTGATTTGTTTTTAAGCATTTTTCAATTTATTTATCAACAAATTAAAATAGCTAATAATTTTTTGAGTTTGACCTAAACATAAATTAGCTTTTattgaataatttattttttttttttttctgaaaagtCATGAGTTGGGTTtcaattcttttcttttcttaacGGAGTAAGCAAGATCTTGGTCAGGTCAAAGATGATTTTTAGTAGGCAAtctttttattgaaaaaaattcttattttttggaaattaaacaAAGAAAGAAAGTAAATATTAAAGGTAGATTAGAGGTTTATTATGACACAAAAGATATATCAAAACACTGAATTTCTATTCAGTTATGTAAAACCAGAGAAAATAAGCATCAAACATCTTAAACCTTTTATTGATAACCAAGTACAATACATATACAAAACAAGGAAATGAAATGTCCTATAAAATAGGAACTACATAACAGACATCCTAGACCAAATCAAACACTAACAATGTGATAACGTTTATTCAAAACTTCTCGTATAAAATCTCCCGACCACGTCCACACGCATGGAACCAGACTTTGTTTAGCTACAGCAAACCAATCCAATATAAACTTAAATAGCTAAGCCCAAGTTTAGATTAAAATCCCAACAAACTCCCCCTCAATCTAAAATGTTCTAAACACAACTTCTAACACCAAGAAAACTCCTCATTCGCTCAAATCTGACTGCAGTCAGTGCTTTAGTAAGTGAGTCTGCCCTTTGTTCTTAAGTGTAAATATGCTTCACAACTATATCTCCATTTTCAATACATTCCCTTATGAAATGAAAACGAATGTCAATATGCTTACTCATGCCGTGGAATGAAGGATTTTTTGCTAAGTCGATAGCTGACTTACTGTTGTAAACAAAGTTATTGGTGGTATGTTGAGCCCGGTAATTTGAGACAACAGTTTCCTTAACCCACACTTCTTGACACGAGGCTGTCGTGGCTACCATAAACTCTTCTTTGCAAGAAGAGAGTTCCACACATTTTTGTTTTTGAGAATTCCAGGTTATCAGACTTCTGATGAGGGAAAATACCCGGCCTCTAGTACTTTTCATGTCCTCCATGTTCCCAGCCAAATCACTATCTGAATATCCAATCACTATATTATTATCTTCATTAGCAGCGTAGATCAACCCAAGATTCATTGTGCCCTTCAAATAACGTAATATACGTTTGGCTGCATTTTGATTCATAATTTTAGGTTTCTCCATAAATTCACTTACGATGACCGAGTATGCCAAATTAGGTCTAGTATGGACCAAGTATCGCAGTCCGCCAATCACAAGCATTGGAACTTTAGTTGGATTGGAATCCAACATACCTGCTTTGTTGAGATTTTTTTTAGTATATCTAGTCTGCTTTAACTTAATAAAACCATCGCCTTGTTTCACTTCAATGCTTATTTAATATGTGAGCTTGCCCAGATCATTCATGTTAAAATTTTTAGCCATTTACTCCTTGAACACCCTGATTGAATTGAGATCAGTACCcgtgttattcccaaacaatctaacaaagaattacataagggaggttgaatgtaattccGTATTTTCGATTTTAAGAATTGTTCTATCtcaaatatataactgtgtttgattaaGCTAAAGTGTGGAATGAAATATTGAAGTAATCAAACACAAAGaaattaaacacaagtatttaaaaactttttggtggattgaacttttccaccagagatatataagatcgagaactttgtgatacaaagattgtacacagctgcttacagtAGAATTACAAAAGAACCGAGAAATTCTTCACAGatacagctttatctatttctTGGTAAATTACTTACTTACTTGATTGTttctacttgctacccttggtttatatattaccaaattACATGATAAAAATACAAACTAATAAGATAAAAgtttcttagtctaattacatgcttcttcatttctctatccagcatctttgaatatcttcaagttagcagggaaatggaaatgcttctttcttctctaaaacctgtaaataggctgccacattctatttgcatctaatcaacccatgtgactgtcaagtcactatcaactgtaatttaaatttgaacatccgttgaaacttcattggatcatccgtcaAATCTTaattagatcatccgttgagtgtgacttgggtcatccgtcgaaaccttatagaatcatccgttgaaagtcttctatagcagttaactctatttcacttatgcaaaattacaaggcatctaatatttataattagccaacctattttgcatatcaaactagtagtcaacatgacttgaatatcctacaacttctagttTTCTAAGGTATTGTcgaatgcagaaatgtgttataaaacttattaatacataagctactctctcaacggatgttaaagtgatcatccgccgagagctacaaaaacacttaattaaatctaccaaggtgttttgttcaacttatcatcaagtacataacatattcctaacaatatcccccaatttatgtctactggaattataggcataaattaagagaaacttgataacacc
Above is a window of Apium graveolens cultivar Ventura unplaced genomic scaffold, ASM990537v1 ctg3684, whole genome shotgun sequence DNA encoding:
- the LOC141701281 gene encoding secreted RxLR effector protein 161-like yields the protein MLDSNPTKVPMLVIGGLRYLVHTRPNLAYSVIVSEFMEKPKIMNQNAAKRILRYLKGTMNLGLIYAANEDNNIVIGYSDSDLAGNMEDMKSTRGRVFSLIRSLITWNSQKQKCVELSSCKEEFMVATTASCQEVWVKETVVSNYRAQHTTNNFVYNSKSAIDLAKNPSFHGMSKHIDIRFHFIRECIENGDIVVKHIYT